The following proteins are encoded in a genomic region of Arachis stenosperma cultivar V10309 chromosome 4, arast.V10309.gnm1.PFL2, whole genome shotgun sequence:
- the LOC130974771 gene encoding galactan beta-1,4-galactosyltransferase GALS2-like produces the protein MQYRNKEMAKELKLLLLLLLLITLFLLCLCSTLFLQFFPSRRLTISLSHEPFQTSIIKRLFNPYGWAAYNFITMGAYRGGLNTFAIIGLASKPLHVYSNPTYECIWFSSSSSSQKPISTVGYKILPDFGFGRVYTAVVVNCTFSEPVNGNNTGGKLVLRASTNGGGDTNFNVADTIDVLNESPNAVNFSIFTSPPKYDYYYCGSPIYGNLNPQRIREWIAYHVKFFGPKSHFVIYDAGGVHKQVLEVLKPWMELGYITLHDIRDQERFDGYYHNQFTVVNDCLHRYKFMAKWMFFFDVDEYIYIPPNNTLKSVMDSQSEYSQFTFFQMPMSSNICLSYDYGKTYRKWGFEKLVYKNSKEGIRWDRKYAAQPRNLHASGVHWSLDLEGQTKHETKGIIMYYHYHGTIAENIESCKIYANSTQFIYEKTPYVLDTTMRDIAGDIKKFELRMIGPRLQKILQ, from the exons ATGCAGTACCGAAACAAAGAGATGGCCAAGGAATTGAaactccttcttcttcttcttcttctcataaCGCTGTTTCTACTGTGTCTCTGTTCAACATTATTCCTTCAGTTCTTTCCTTCTCGTCGCTTAACTATCTCACTCTCCCATGAACCCTTCCAAACCAGCATCATAAAACGCCTCTTTAACCCATACGGTTGGGCAGCATACAACTTCATCACCATGGGAGCATACAGGGGAGGCCTCAACACCTTTGCCATTATCGGTCTTGCCTCCAAGCCCCTCCATGTCTATTCCAATCCCACCTATGAATGCATTtggttttcttcttcttcctcctctcaaAAACCAATCTCCACAGTTGGATACAAGATCCTTCCAGACTTCGGTTTCGGCAGGGTCTACACTGCTGTGGTCGTCAACTGTACTTTCTCAGAGCCTGTCAATGGCAATAACACCGGTGGGAAGCTAGTGCTCCGTGCCTCAACTAATGGTGGTGGTGACACTAATTTCAATGTTGCCGATACAATAGATGTCCTCAATGAATCTCCCAATGCCGTCAACTTTTCCATTTTTACTTCGCCACCAAAATATGATTACTATTATTGTGGTTCTCCCATCTACGGAAACCTCAACCCTCAGCGTATCCGCGAATGGATTGCTTACCATGTGAAATTCTTTGGTCCAAAGTCGCATTTTGTGATCTATGATGCTGGCGGCGTTCACAAGCAGGTTCTTGAGGTGCTGAAGCCATGGATGGAGCTTGGGTACATAACTTTGCATGACATAAGGGACCAAGAGAGGTTTGATGGTTACTACCATAATCAGTTCACTGTGGTGAATGATTGTTTACATAGATATAAATTCATGGCAAAGTGGATGTTCTTCTTTGATGTTGACGAATATATATACATTCCACCAAACAATACTCTTAAGTCTGTTATGGATTCGCAATCCGAATACTCTCAGTTCACCTTTTTCCAGATGCCGATGAGTTCAAATATTTGCCTCTCTTATGATTATGGCAAAACTTACAG aaaatggGGTTTTGAGAAGCTGGTGTACAAGAACTCAAAGGAAGGAATTAGATGGGACAGAAAATATGCAGCGCAACCTCGTAACTTGCATGCATCTGGGGTTCACTGGTCGCTGGATTTGGAAGGGCAAACGAAACACGAAACCAAAGGGATAATCATGTACTACCATTACCATGGAACCATAGCAGAGAACATAGAATCATGCAAGATCTATGCAAATTCAACACAATTCATATATGAGAAAACCCCCTATGTTTTGGACACTACCATGAGGGATATTGCTGGGGATATCAAGAAATTTGAACTCCGGATGATTGGACCCAGGCTACAGAAAATTCTACAATGA